A segment of the Streptococcus dysgalactiae subsp. dysgalactiae genome:
AATAGGTGTACCTCTTTGGCACCCTCAAAGGCGAGTTGGACAGCAATAGCTTTTCCTGCGCCGCCTACGCCTGCAAGGGTAATGACCTGGTCTTTCACAGATACCCCTTCTTCAGCTAAAGCCCTTATAGCTCCAGTGCCATCCGTTATATGCCCTACCAAGTAGCCTTTGCCATCCTGATTGACCACAGTGTTGACAGCCCCCACAAGTTTGGCGGCTGGAGACACCTCATCTAATAAGGGCACAATGGCTTCTTTATTTGGCATAGAGACATTGGAACCACGGATACCCAAGGCACGAATCCCTTGGACAGCATCCGCAAGTTGTTCGGTCCCCACTTCAAAAGCAAGGTAAGCATAATCCAAGCCCAGCTTCACATAAGCTTCATTGTGCATTTTGGGAGATAGGCTATGACGGATGGGAGTAGCAAGTAAAGAGACCAGCAAGGTGTGGCCCGATAGTCGTTGTGACATTTGGAATCTCACTTTCCATTTCAAACTTGTAAAGGCGTCTTCTTTTGAAAAAGACGCCTGCTTTTTATATTATACCTTATTTTTAGAAATCTATCAGTCCCCTTAACAGAGGTTTACTTGATTTAGACCAAATCCCAGAGACCAATCTGAAAGCCAGTTTGCTCCAAATCACCCTTTGTTCCTGCAGCCAGTTCAAGGGTAATCTCTAATTGCAAGACATCCATCACCTCTTCTAAGAAAATAACAGTTTCTTGCTCCGTCACTTGAACCTGCTGTTGTTCCAAGCTAATCCGGCTAACCGACGATTGACTAGCAGAGCGAAGACTTATGTTCAGAGGGAGAGGATGAGTGGTCCTTTGCCGTAAACTAATGGCACCAAGAGCTTGGATGGTAGCGTACTGATACCGATAAATCAGACGGTCCCGAGACGAGGCAATCAGGGATTGTTTAGCCACCAAGCTAATATCCTGATGTCGTCTTTTTTCCTCTTGACGTGGGCTAAGCCTTGCTTCTACTGGGATGAGATGACCGTAACAGTTTGCTTGTCCTCTTATCACTACTGACTGGGTAAAAGTTTTTGTCGTAAAATCCCAAGTGATGGGAAAAGCTTTTTTCACCAAATGTCCTTGAGCATCTTCGGCTTGAAGCCATTCTGGTAAGATAATATCTTGCCCTAAATCACCATAAGCCTTATAAGGTGTGAAAGATAGGGGTCAAGCCAGAGCATGCCAATAGGTCATGACTGAAAAATGCCCTTTTTCAAACCGCAACTCTTTCTCTTGAACCCTATTGTCAGTATGCGTTTTACTAACGTCTGTAGTGAGTTGCCCAAAAGAAATCGTCTTTTCCATCGGGATTTCCAGAAGAGGGTATTTGTCTAAGAATGTCATCAAGAGGTATTCCTGTGAGACACGTTTAGAGATCTCTTTTTGAATTAAGGCTCGCAAATCTCCTGGACCATAGGCACTTATCTTCACTTTTCCTGCTTATCCTGTTAGAGCGAGAATAACCAATAACTTCCCTCCGTAAGTTTGTCGAGATGACAAATGATACAGGGTATGGTCAACAGAATTGCCATTATCCAAGGCCAGTAACTGTGCTGGTCCTTCGACTTCAATCCGAATCAACTCTTGAGCATGACTAACCAATTCGCCTGCTTTATCTAGAAGCGATAATTCCAGATAAAGCAATTCCTGTGTGGTCTCAAAAGGTGCTTCAAAGGCTTGCCACGTAAGCTGTGCCACTGCTCCATAGGTTCTGACCTGAGAACGTCCACTAGTCTTTTGAATTTGTTTCCCAGACGCATCATAGGCCACTGCTCTTAACAGACCTTTTTGATAAGGAATCCGCCAGGTCAGGTAAAGATTCTCGTGAGGAGTTTTAGACGCGTCATCTCCTTGATAAAGCTGATAAGCATGTTCCACTGGAGTGGTCATGGTATCAAATGCCTTCGTCCCATAATTCTTTAAACCACCCTGCTCATCTTCAAACAGAAGCTGAACACTGGTAGCATTGCTATAAACCACAACTTCTACTAACCCCTGCTCGTCAAGGTAAAGACAGTCTTCTCGCCAGGCTTGCAGGAGGTGGAGGGTAGTCTGATTGTTTGCCCACTGGCTCTGGTAAAAATAATAACTGTCTTTTGGAAAGCCAGCAGTATCTAAAATACCAAAGTAAGCGTTCTCGGGAGACGCCCAAGTGTCCGCAGCACCGCTATCAATTTTATTCCAAGGCGTTGGCTCACCTAGATAATCAAAACCCGTCCAAACGCATTCTCCTGCAACAAAATCACGGGTAATGGTATCATACCAAGCTTGACTAGCGACAGCTCCCCAATCTACTGTGGCGTGATCGTAAGAGGTCAAGCCATAGGTATCATGAACGATCTTCTTCGTCTGCTGATAATAGGAACGACTGTTAATGGCAGATGCTATCTCTGAACCATATATTATCCAATGGGGGTGTTGTTGGTGAAGTCGGTCATAATCGTCTCCATTGACATAATTGAGACCGACTACTCCTTGAAGCGACTCTAATTGACTAAGCAGCTCTGCCATTTGTGTCGCCTGCTTGTTCCAATAGAAATCACTTTCCTTTAGCTTATTGTCACCAAAGGTAATGGGCCTAGAGGTATCAATCACAGCAAGCCACTGGCAAATGAATCTCATCACGTCAGGATAGTGGCTAACATCTGCCGAAAAACCTTCCATCAATTCATTACCGACAGACCACATCAAGACCGATGGGGCATGTTTGGCAGACCAGACCATGGCCTCTGTACTATACTGAGCCCAACTGGTTGCCTGAGAATGAACCCTTTTTAAGTGGGCAGCATTCTCCTCTCCGACGGCTTGATGAAAATAACGTGATAAATCATTGACATTGCCATTTTTAGCATAGGTCCAGGTGTCAAAGGCTTCTTCAATGACAAAAAAACCGAGACGATTAGCCAGTTGACGTAACTTTGGAGTGCTGGGATTATGAGTGCTACGAATGGTATTCACTCCCATAGCTTTTAGTAAGGTTAACTGCCTTGCGATAGCATCTTGATAGGCACAGGCTCCTAACCCACCTTGGTCATGATGAAGACAGACCCCCTTGATTTTTGTAGCTTTGCCATTCACTAGCAGACCCTGGTTGGCATCAAAAACAATCTGTCGAAAACCGGTTTCCCGATGAAAAACATCACACGTTTGACCCTGATGCCAAAGGGTCAATTCGAGGTCATACAAGTGAGGCTGATCAGGTGACCACAGATTAACTCTAGGCAAGGTGATGGTCATACCATATGGTTCTACCTCAGCCAAGTCCTGCAAAGACTGCTCAGCTTGTTGATAAACAAGTTGACGATTTTGACTTCCGAGCGTTTGTTTCCACAGCCTCAGACTAACCTGATAGTCAGCTGGTGAAACCAGCTGACTAAGGTCAAATTGCAAGGCAAGTGCGGCTAATCTCTGATTGATATCATCAGTTGGTTCGATTAAGCTAAGGTTGACTTGGTCGTCCTCAAAGTGAACCTTGGGAAGCACAGACAAGCTCACTTCTCGATAAAGGCCGCTACCCGAGTACCAACGTGAACTGGGAACCTTATTGTCTACCCTGACAGCCAGAAGGTTCTCAGCTCCAAAAGTCACAGCATCAGAGATATCATGGGTAAATTCCTGGTAGCCATTTAAGTGTTTACCAATGAATTGTCCATTAACATAAACTTCCGTTTCCATATAGGACCCCTCAAAAGTGAGGGCAACATGACAATCCGCTAACTCCTCATCTAACACAAGGTAATGCCGATACCAACCCACTCCACCTAATTTATAAGCACTTTCTGCTTCTCCATTTCGCGTATAGGGTTGAGCAAGGCTAAAATCATGCGGCAGATTGATACATGACCAATTGGAATCATCAAATGAAGGGTCTTGGGCCAATTGCACATCTGCCCTTAGAAAGCGCCAGCCCTTGTTAAAGGGCTGCTTTCTTCCTTCTTGATCAATATAGTGGTATTGGTATGCCTGCTCCTTGCTATCTGGTGTCATATCAGTCTCCTGCTCTTCGTTACTGTTCACCCTTAATGGCCTGGTAGCTGTCCTTGTAACGTTCTCTGAACTCTTTTGGCGACAAGCCATTTAGTTTCTTAAACATTTTAATAAAATAATGGTTCGTATTGTACCCTTTTTTGTAGGCAATTTCATTGATGGATTGGTTGGTGTAAAGCAATAATTGCTGAGCTTTTTGAA
Coding sequences within it:
- a CDS encoding shikimate dehydrogenase produces the protein MSQRLSGHTLLVSLLATPIRHSLSPKMHNEAYVKLGLDYAYLAFEVGTEQLADAVQGIRALGIRGSNVSMPNKEAIVPLLDEVSPAAKLVGAVNTVVNQDGKGYLVGHITDGTGAIRALAEEGVSVKDQVITLAGVGGAGKAIAVQLAFEGAKEVHLFNRQASRLHGVQELVTTLNDTTTTQVTLKDLEDQVAFHQSIKQSHIYIDATSVGMKPLEDKSLITDPELIRPDLVVFDIVYNPTETKLLSFARQHGAKKTINGLGMVLYQGAEAFTLITGKEMPVDDIKMLLLKDNIDKTS